The following proteins are encoded in a genomic region of Montipora foliosa isolate CH-2021 chromosome 8, ASM3666993v2, whole genome shotgun sequence:
- the LOC138012757 gene encoding zinc finger protein 862-like gives MTGEKNGVVGLLRHDNKGFMGFWCGAHKLELAVVQCLEDYPEFVKVRDVLRSLYQEYHYSAKALRELKELAEALDDQISKPTNVFGTRWLPHLQSALQALFRGYRPLMMHCQNTKEKRVGSSGRQGRAAFSVKFLTSFKGLLFTSFLWAIAEEAAHLSKVFQAEFLTVTTGAAAIRKFEFHCLSMKKSNGPRVQAFLKETGGGNVFKEIEITRDGNDVAQYEKIKKCVLDEIGQSMKERFHYLFNDPVVKASSVFDPETWPGDCEELTSFGYDQLQIISNRYQGLLEKAGFRAECVCSEWQGVKSLVSLIKHKTTPDIYSVPNFLLIAEIVLTWPLSTAACE, from the coding sequence ATGACAGGCGAGAAGAATGGAGTTGTTGGCTTGTTGAGGCATGATAATAAAGGGTTTATGGGGTTTTGGTGCGGAGCACACAAGCTCGAATTAGCAGTAGTCCAGTGCTTAGAAGACTATCCGGAGTTTGTAAAAGTACGGGATGTTCTTCGAAGCCTATATCAGGAATACCATTACAGTGCAAAGGCACTCAGAGAACTGAAAGAGTTAGCAGAAGCGCTAGATGACCAAATTTCTAAACCAACAAATGTATTTGGGACTAGGTGGTTGCCACATCTCCAATCAGCATTACAGGCACTGTTTCGAGGATATCGACCTTTAATGATGCATTGCCAGAATACGAAAGAAAAGCGTGTGGGATCAAGTGGTAGGCAGGGACGAGCAGCATTCTCGGTGAAGTTCTTGACATCATTCAAAGGATTGCTTTTCACCAGTTTCCTGTGGGCCATTGCCGAGGAAGCAGCACATTTAAGTAAGGTTTTTCAAGCAGAATTTCTCACGGTCACAACTGGAGCGGCAGCAATTCGAAAATTTGAGTTCCACTGCTTAAGTATGAAGAAATCAAATGGTCCAAGAGTCCaggcatttttgaaagaaactggGGGAGGGAATGTGTTCAAAGAAATTGAGATTACAAGGGATGGAAATGATGTTGCTCAGTATGAGAAGATTAAGAAGTGTGTGTTAGATGAAATTGGACAGAGCATGAAAGAAAGATTCCATTATCTCTTTAATGATCCTGTAGTGAAAGCTTCGTCCGTTTTCGACCCAGAAACCTGGCCTGGAGATTGTGAAGAGTTGACATCTTTTGGATATGATCAGCTTCAGATAATATCAAATAGGTATCAAGGGCTGTTGGAGAAAGCTGGATTTAGGGCCGAGTGTGTTTGCAGTGAGTGGCAGGGAGTTAAGAGCCTTGTGAGTCTCATCAAGCACAAGACAACACCTGACATTTACTCTGTTCCTAACTTCCTTCTAATTGCAGAAATTGTGCTGACCTGGCCTTTGTCCACTGCAGCTTGCGAGTGA